A window from Zingiber officinale cultivar Zhangliang chromosome 7A, Zo_v1.1, whole genome shotgun sequence encodes these proteins:
- the LOC122001349 gene encoding ribose-phosphate pyrophosphokinase 3, chloroplastic-like: MPMPMAVASAVSSPALYNNHPNNLGRPHQQEAAAVSFFFPPKLSLLKTGTQYSVCRRAPRNVNGWKRRVWIRSELTSNGPSFADRGKDLHEIPRSRPLMAASPAVVSTVAFPPKRSKKSVCLFFCEEMRELAERVALASDSIELRSITWRVFEDGFPNLFISHAQGIRGQHVAFLASFSSPAVIFEQLSVIYALPRLFISSFTLVLPFFPTGSYERMEDEGDVATAFTLARILSNIPISRGGPTSLVIFDIHALQERFYFGDSILPCFESGVPLLMNRLQQLPDSDRISIAFPDDGAWKRFHKQLRHFPMIICNKVREGDQRIVRLKEGDPRGRHVVIVDDLVQSGGTLIECQKVLAAHGAERISAYVTHGIFPNRSWERFEHDTGAGPNNGLSYFWITDSCPLTVREVKNRAPFEVLSLSAQIASALQI; the protein is encoded by the exons ATGCCGATGCCGATGGCGGTGGCATCGGCAGTTTCTTCCCCTGCTCTGTACAACAATCATCCGAACAATCTCGGCCGTCCTCATCAGCAGGAAGCGGCCGCGGTGTCGTTCTTCTTTCCTCCCAAATTGAGCCTCCTCAAGACAGGAACGCAATATTCTGTTTGCCGACGTGCCCCTCGCAACGTGAATGGGTGGAAGAGGCGGGTATGGATCCGTTCGGAACTGACGAGCAACGGTCCAAGCTTTGCTGACAGAGGCAAAGACCTCCATGAAATCCCACGAAGTCGCCCTCTTATGGCGGCTTCGCCTGCGGTGGTGTCCACTGTCGCGTTCCCCCCCAAAAGGTCTAAGAAGAGCGTTTGCCTCTTCTTCTGCGAGGAGATGAGGGAGCTGGCCGAGCGCGTAGCGTTGGCGAGCGACTCCATTGAGCTTCGTAGCATCACTTGGAG GGTATTTGAGGATGGTTTCCCTAACCTATTCATCTCTCATGCTCAAGGCATTCGTGGACAACATGTAGCTTTTTTGGCTTCATTTAGTTCTCCTGCTGTAATTTTTGAGCAGCTATCCGTGATCTATGCATTGCCAAGGTTGTTTATCTCCTCATTTACGCTTGTTCTTCCTTTTTTCCCAACTGGATCTTATGAACGAATGGAAGATGAAGGGGATGTTGCAACAGCTTTCACACTTGCTAGAATTTTATCAAACATACCAATTTCAAGAGGTGGACCGACTAGTTTAGTCATCTTTGACATTCATGCTTTGCAG GAGAGATTCTACTTTGGAGATTCTATTCTCCCATGTTTTGAGAGTGGGGTACCTCTGTTAATGAATAGGCTTCAACAACTTCCAGATTCGGACAGA ATATCTATTGCTTTTCCAGATGATGGCGCATGGAAGCGATTCCATAAGCAACTTCGACATTTTCCAATG ATTATTTGCAACAAAGTCAGAGAAGGTGATCAACGAATTGTACGACTAAAAGAAGGAGATCCTAGAGGCCGACATGTTGTGATAGTTGATGACTTGGTGCAATCAGGTGGCACACTGATTGAATGCCAG AAAGTGTTAGCAGCTCATGGGGCCGAGAGAATCAGTGCCTACGTGACCCATGGTATCTTCCCTAACAGGTCGTGGGAGCGATTTGAACACGACACTGGAG CTGGTCCAAATAATGGATTGAGCTACTTTTGGATTACTGACTCGTGCCCACTTACAGTAAGAGAAGTAAAGAACAGAGCTCCCTTCGAAGTTCTTAGCCTTTCTGCTCAAATTGCTTCTGCTCTTCAGATATAG